The following are from one region of the Macaca thibetana thibetana isolate TM-01 chromosome 2, ASM2454274v1, whole genome shotgun sequence genome:
- the LOC126949032 gene encoding LOW QUALITY PROTEIN: olfactory receptor 5K3 (The sequence of the model RefSeq protein was modified relative to this genomic sequence to represent the inferred CDS: inserted 1 base in 1 codon): protein MNEKNHSLTAEFILTGFTHHPKLKTXLFVVFFAIYLITMVGNIGLVALIYIEHRLHTPMYIFLGNLALMDSCCSSAITPKMLENFFSEDTRITLYECMAQFYFLCLAETTDCFLLAAMAYDRYVAICHPLQYHTMMSKPLCIQMTAGAYIAGNLHPMIEVGFLLRLTFCGSHQINHFFCDILPLYRLSCVDPYINELVLFILAGSIQIFTITIVLVSYFYILFTIFTMKSKEGRGKALSTCASHFLSVSIFYGSLLFMYARPGAVNEGDKDIPVAIFYTLVIPLLNPFIYSLRNKEVINVMKKIVKKRKFCNILKQVSSPLEN, encoded by the exons ATGAATGAGAAAAATCATTCCTTGACAGCTGAGTTCATCCTCACAGGATTTACACATCATCCAAAGCTGAAGA TTCTGTTTGTGGTATTCTTTGCCATCTATCTGATCACCATGGTGGGGAACATTGGTTTGGTTGCATTGATTTATATAGAGCATCGTCTTCACACACCAATGTACATCTTTCTGGGCAACCTGGCTCTGATGGATTCCTGCTGTTCCTCTGCTATTACTCCCAAGATGTTAGAGAACTTCTTTTCTGAGGACACAAGGATTACCCTGTATGAATGTATGGcgcaattttattttctctgtcttgcTGAAACCACAGACTGCTTTCTTCTGGCGGCAATGGCCTATGACCGCTATGTGGCCATATGCCACCCACTGCAGTACCACACCATGATGTCCAAGCCACTCTGCATTCAGATGACTGCAGGAGCCTACATAGCTGGAAACCTGCATCCCATGATTGAAGTAGGGTTTCTGTTGAGGTTAACTTTCTGTGGGTCTCATCAAATCAATCACTTTTTCTGTGATATTCTTCCATTATATAGACTTTCTTGTGTTGACCCTTACATCAATGAATTGGTGTTATTTATCTTGGCAGGGTCAATTCAAATCTTTACTATTACTATAGTCCTAGTCTCTTATTTCTACATCCTTTTCACAATATTTACAATGAAATCCAAGGAGGGAAGAGGCAAAGCTTTATCTACTTGTGCATCTCACTTTCTCTCTGTGTCAATATTCTATGGTTCCCTTCTCTTCATGTATGCTCGACCAGGTGCAGTTAATGAAGGAGATAAAGATATACCTGTTgctatattttatactttagttATTCCTTTATTAAATCCTTTTATTTATAGTCTAAGAAATAAGGAAGTAATAAATGTCATGAAAAAAATtgtgaagaagagaaaattttgtaACATTCTGAAACAAGTGTCATCCCCTCTGGAAAACTGA